The following are encoded together in the Robertmurraya sp. FSL R5-0851 genome:
- the rocF gene encoding arginase, with protein MKKLSIIGMPMDLGQMRRGVDMGPSAIRYAGVVERLRNLFDEVQDLGDIPIGRPEVVIDEQSNLRNLHLVAEKNEALSKEVDQAISSGSFPLVLGGDHSIAIGTLAGVSKHYKSLGVIWYDAHGDLNTAETSPSGNIHGMPLAVSLGIGHKMLTSVGGFEPKIKPENIVLIGARALDEGEKELIKEIGIKVYTMHEIDRLGMTKVMEETIEYLKERTDGVHLSLDLDGLDPHDAPGVGTPVTGGISYRESHLAMEMLAESKLITSAEFVEVNPILDDKNKTASVAVALMGSLFGEKLL; from the coding sequence ATGAAAAAACTATCTATTATTGGGATGCCAATGGATCTAGGTCAAATGAGACGTGGGGTAGATATGGGGCCGAGTGCCATTAGGTATGCTGGGGTTGTTGAAAGATTGCGAAACCTTTTTGATGAAGTTCAAGATTTAGGAGATATTCCGATCGGCAGACCTGAGGTTGTGATAGACGAGCAATCTAATCTAAGAAACTTACATCTTGTCGCAGAAAAAAATGAGGCACTATCAAAGGAAGTTGATCAAGCGATCTCTTCAGGATCCTTTCCGCTTGTCCTTGGAGGAGATCACAGTATTGCAATTGGAACATTAGCTGGAGTTTCAAAGCATTACAAGAGCTTGGGTGTTATTTGGTATGACGCACATGGGGATCTTAATACGGCGGAAACTTCACCTTCTGGAAATATCCACGGAATGCCATTGGCTGTAAGTCTGGGTATTGGACATAAGATGTTAACAAGTGTCGGAGGATTTGAACCTAAAATTAAACCTGAAAATATTGTTCTAATAGGTGCAAGAGCACTTGATGAGGGAGAAAAAGAGTTAATAAAAGAGATTGGTATAAAAGTATACACGATGCATGAAATCGATCGTTTAGGTATGACAAAGGTGATGGAAGAAACGATTGAGTATTTAAAAGAGAGAACGGATGGGGTACATCTCTCTTTAGACTTAGATGGGTTAGATCCACATGATGCTCCAGGAGTAGGAACACCTGTTACCGGTGGGATTAGCTACAGAGAAAGCCATCTTGCCATGGAAATGCTTGCAGAATCTAAACTTATTACATCCGCTGAATTTGTCGAAGTTAATCCGATATTAGATGATAAAAATAAAACAGCATCAGTAGCTGTTGCTCTGATGGGTTCGTTATTTGGCGAAAAATTATTATAA
- a CDS encoding aspartyl-phosphate phosphatase Spo0E family protein — protein MDKQSLLKDIEAHRRKMVSQASHSSLSNEKVIILSKKLDNLLNKYDRLIKNSSNSL, from the coding sequence ATGGATAAGCAATCTCTTCTTAAAGATATTGAAGCTCATCGTAGAAAAATGGTGAGCCAAGCATCTCACTCTTCATTAAGCAATGAAAAAGTAATCATACTTAGTAAAAAATTGGACAATCTATTAAATAAATACGACAGATTAATAAAAAATAGCAGCAACTCTTTATGA
- the sigW gene encoding RNA polymerase sigma factor SigW, protein MEALIKKRIKQVLKGDQSAYGEIVEIYKDKVFQLCFRILGNRHEAEDMAQEAFIRGYVNISSFNIDLKFSTWLYRIATNLCIDRIRKKKPDYYLDAEVSGTDGLTMYSQIASDTILPEDEIESLELQETIQREITKLPEKYRSVIVLKYIEELSLNEISEILDIPLGTVKTRIHRGREALRHQLRNV, encoded by the coding sequence ATGGAAGCACTGATTAAAAAAAGAATCAAGCAAGTGTTAAAAGGGGACCAAAGCGCATACGGGGAAATCGTTGAGATATATAAGGACAAAGTTTTTCAACTTTGTTTTCGAATTCTTGGTAATCGTCATGAAGCGGAGGATATGGCACAAGAGGCATTTATTAGAGGATATGTTAACATATCCAGCTTTAATATTGATTTAAAGTTTTCAACTTGGTTATATAGAATTGCAACAAACCTATGTATTGATCGGATTCGAAAGAAAAAGCCAGACTACTACCTTGATGCAGAAGTATCAGGTACAGATGGACTGACCATGTATTCTCAAATTGCATCAGATACGATTCTTCCTGAAGATGAAATAGAGAGTCTTGAACTACAAGAGACGATTCAACGAGAAATTACTAAGTTGCCAGAAAAATATCGATCTGTAATTGTTCTAAAATATATTGAAGAGCTTTCATTAAATGAAATTAGTGAGATACTAGATATCCCACTAGGCACAGTAAAAACAAGGATACATAGGGGTAGGGAAGCATTACGACACCAATTAAGAAATGTTTAA
- a CDS encoding anti-sigma factor, with amino-acid sequence MKCPDNIVLYMHEYLDEEIEDQDEQLLKKHLQTCPKCQSYFHELEKAIALVQSTSHIQAPSNFTENVMARLPKEKRRVGVNRWFRQHPLLTAASLFIILMTGSVLSTWNKDQEFSVTKQPNLVVHNNTVIVPEGEVVKGDITVRNGALQIEGKVEGDVTVINGQINGENYLASAGHVTGEIKEVNEVFEWIWYHIKKTSKELVSVFQDKD; translated from the coding sequence GTGAAGTGTCCAGATAACATTGTCTTGTATATGCATGAATATCTAGATGAAGAAATTGAAGATCAAGATGAACAGCTACTAAAAAAGCATTTACAGACCTGCCCAAAATGTCAAAGTTATTTTCATGAATTAGAGAAGGCAATTGCCTTAGTGCAGAGCACTTCTCATATACAGGCACCTAGTAATTTTACTGAAAATGTAATGGCTCGACTACCTAAAGAAAAAAGAAGGGTGGGTGTCAATCGATGGTTCCGACAGCATCCTTTATTGACCGCAGCATCACTTTTTATCATTTTAATGACAGGTAGTGTTCTTTCAACTTGGAATAAAGATCAAGAGTTTTCAGTAACAAAGCAACCAAATTTAGTGGTTCATAATAATACCGTTATTGTTCCTGAGGGTGAAGTAGTTAAAGGGGATATAACTGTTAGAAACGGCGCCCTTCAAATTGAGGGAAAGGTTGAAGGTGATGTAACTGTCATTAACGGGCAAATTAACGGAGAAAATTATTTGGCCTCTGCAGGACATGTTACGGGTGAGATTAAAGAAGTAAATGAAGTGTTTGAATGGATTTGGTATCATATAAAAAAGACAAGCAAAGAGCTTGTTAGCGTTTTTCAAGATAAGGATTGA
- the cdaA gene encoding diadenylate cyclase CdaA: protein MSIADFDVLKYLSITIDILLVWYVIYKLIMVIKGTKAVQLLKGIFVILMVTVISDWFSLKTLNWMMEQVLLWGVLGIIIIFQPELRRALEQLGRGRFFSRTGGQEEEEQEKMVEAITKATDYMAKRRIGALMSIERETGMGDYIETGIGLQAKISSELLINIFIPNTPLHDGAVIIQKNMVAAAACYLPLSESPFISKELGTRHRAALGISEVTDSVTVIVSEETGAISLTKNGELHRDLKLEQFKQMLANEFITPMKPKQASTPRWNWRGKKNG from the coding sequence ATGTCGATTGCGGATTTCGATGTTTTGAAATACTTATCCATTACCATTGACATTCTCCTAGTTTGGTACGTGATCTATAAGCTGATTATGGTTATTAAAGGTACGAAGGCAGTCCAACTGCTTAAAGGAATATTTGTTATATTAATGGTGACAGTGATTAGTGATTGGTTTAGCCTAAAAACACTGAATTGGATGATGGAACAAGTATTGCTTTGGGGAGTTCTTGGGATTATTATTATCTTTCAGCCAGAGCTTAGAAGAGCACTTGAACAGCTAGGTCGTGGGCGTTTCTTCTCTCGAACGGGAGGACAGGAAGAGGAAGAACAGGAAAAAATGGTAGAAGCGATTACAAAAGCAACTGATTATATGGCAAAGCGTCGAATCGGTGCGTTAATGTCAATTGAAAGAGAAACCGGTATGGGAGATTACATAGAGACTGGAATTGGCTTACAAGCGAAAATCTCCTCAGAGCTATTAATTAATATATTTATACCAAATACACCGCTTCATGATGGTGCAGTTATTATTCAAAAGAATATGGTTGCAGCAGCTGCCTGTTATCTACCTTTATCTGAGAGTCCTTTTATTTCTAAGGAACTAGGAACAAGGCACAGAGCGGCTCTAGGAATTAGTGAAGTGACAGATAGTGTAACCGTTATTGTCTCTGAAGAAACCGGGGCAATTTCACTTACTAAAAATGGAGAACTTCACCGTGACTTAAAACTTGAACAGTTTAAGCAAATGTTAGCCAATGAATTTATTACTCCAATGAAACCGAAGCAAGCCTCCACACCTCGATGGAATTGGAGGGGAAAAAAGAATGGATAA
- a CDS encoding CdaR family protein codes for MDNIIDKLIDNRWFIRVVALLLAFLLFIYVYDGEDLSINVPQDQETETITDVPVKSYYDTENLVVSGVPSTVTIKLSGPKNLLQQAKTSRSYEVYVDLSEAEIGTQRVPIEIRDVSDRLTVEIEPNYADVSIQEKVTQEFKVEPEYNSSLVADGYTAEQAVVKPNKVKITGAKDVIEKITYVKATIDLEGKIEDTVTKEAKILVLDQDLNKLDVILESDTVEVTIPVKASSKEVPIKIVEQGTPPSGVTIESIDLAQSQATILANADILNKTESVRVEVDVSSINDDTTLTLPVIISEGIVSVDPETVEVTVKVSREEDITFSNIPIKANGLAADFNMSYNEPLDGTVSITATGESNIIGSLKESDFSVILNLAGLGEGEHTVDLNVTGPTNISWTINQKTAKISITEREA; via the coding sequence ATGGATAATATAATTGATAAACTAATTGATAATCGATGGTTTATTAGAGTTGTTGCCTTGCTATTAGCCTTCTTACTTTTCATATACGTGTATGACGGAGAAGATTTATCGATTAATGTGCCACAGGATCAAGAAACTGAAACAATCACAGACGTTCCCGTGAAAAGTTATTATGATACGGAAAACCTTGTCGTAAGTGGGGTTCCTAGTACCGTAACCATCAAGTTAAGTGGACCTAAAAATCTCTTGCAGCAAGCAAAGACCTCTCGATCATATGAAGTGTATGTGGATTTATCAGAGGCAGAGATCGGTACACAACGCGTACCAATTGAAATTAGAGATGTGTCCGACAGACTAACGGTGGAAATTGAACCGAATTATGCTGATGTATCTATACAAGAGAAGGTTACTCAAGAATTTAAGGTGGAGCCCGAATATAATTCAAGTCTTGTTGCAGATGGCTATACCGCTGAGCAGGCGGTTGTTAAGCCTAACAAAGTGAAAATTACCGGCGCAAAAGATGTGATTGAAAAAATCACTTATGTAAAAGCAACGATAGATTTAGAAGGAAAGATCGAGGATACTGTAACGAAGGAAGCGAAAATTTTAGTCTTGGATCAAGATCTAAATAAACTGGATGTCATACTTGAATCAGATACAGTAGAAGTGACCATACCTGTAAAGGCGTCTAGTAAAGAAGTTCCAATTAAAATAGTTGAACAAGGAACTCCCCCCAGTGGGGTGACGATTGAATCCATTGACTTAGCTCAATCCCAAGCAACCATACTTGCTAATGCGGATATATTAAACAAGACAGAATCTGTACGTGTGGAGGTAGATGTTAGTTCCATAAATGATGATACAACTCTTACTCTGCCGGTCATTATATCTGAAGGCATAGTTAGTGTGGATCCGGAAACTGTTGAAGTCACCGTTAAGGTCAGTCGGGAAGAGGATATTACCTTTTCAAATATTCCGATTAAAGCAAATGGATTGGCAGCCGACTTTAATATGTCATACAATGAACCGCTTGATGGGACAGTTTCAATTACCGCAACAGGGGAGAGCAATATAATAGGCTCCTTAAAAGAAAGTGACTTTAGCGTCATCCTTAATTTAGCTGGTCTAGGTGAAGGAGAACATACTGTAGATCTAAACGTCACTGGTCCAACAAATATTAGTTGGACGATCAACCAAAAGACAGCAAAAATTTCGATTACAGAACGTGAAGCATAG
- the glmM gene encoding phosphoglucosamine mutase, with the protein MGKYFGTDGVRGVANSELTPELAFKLGRFGGYVLTKDKDRPKVIIGRDTRISGHMLEGALVAGLLSIGAEVMRLGVISTPGVAYLTKALGAQAGVMISASHNPVADNGIKFFGPDGFKLSDEQELEIEGLMDLEKDELPRPVGSDLGQVNDYFEGGQKYLQYLKQTVDEDFTGIHIALDCAHGATSSLATHLFADLDADLSTMGASPNGLNINDGVGSTHPEALSAFVKEKGADVGLSFDGDGDRLIAIDENGDIVDGDQIMYICAKFMKEQGRLKHNTVVSTVMSNLGFYKGLEGHGVESVQTAVGDRYVVEEMKKTGYNLGGEQSGHIIFLDYNTTGDGLLTGLQLANIMKITKKPLSELAGEMKKFPQKLVNIRVTDKYHVTDNEKVSAIISEVETEMNGNGRILVRPSGTEPLVRVMAEAPTEELCESYVSRIAAVVQEEMGL; encoded by the coding sequence ATGGGTAAATATTTCGGTACTGATGGGGTGCGAGGAGTAGCAAACAGTGAGTTAACACCAGAATTAGCATTCAAACTAGGACGTTTTGGTGGGTATGTGTTAACAAAAGATAAAGACCGTCCGAAGGTGATCATTGGACGTGATACTCGTATTTCAGGACATATGCTAGAGGGGGCACTTGTTGCAGGCCTTTTATCTATTGGTGCAGAGGTCATGCGCTTAGGCGTGATTTCAACACCTGGAGTGGCATACTTAACGAAAGCACTTGGAGCACAAGCTGGAGTTATGATATCAGCTTCTCATAACCCGGTAGCTGATAACGGAATTAAATTCTTTGGACCAGATGGCTTTAAGCTTTCTGATGAGCAAGAACTGGAGATTGAAGGTTTAATGGATCTTGAAAAAGATGAATTGCCTAGACCAGTCGGTTCAGATTTAGGACAAGTTAATGATTATTTTGAAGGTGGACAGAAATATCTTCAATACTTAAAACAAACGGTTGATGAAGATTTTACAGGAATACATATTGCTCTAGATTGTGCTCACGGCGCTACTTCTTCTCTAGCGACACATTTATTTGCTGATCTAGATGCAGATCTGTCAACAATGGGAGCGTCTCCTAATGGACTAAACATCAATGATGGTGTTGGTTCGACACACCCTGAGGCACTTTCAGCTTTTGTTAAAGAAAAAGGTGCAGATGTGGGTCTCTCTTTCGATGGTGATGGAGATCGATTAATTGCCATCGATGAAAATGGAGATATCGTTGACGGAGATCAGATTATGTATATTTGTGCTAAGTTCATGAAGGAGCAAGGAAGACTCAAGCACAATACAGTGGTTTCGACTGTAATGAGTAATCTTGGTTTCTATAAGGGCTTGGAAGGTCACGGGGTTGAAAGTGTTCAAACAGCAGTAGGTGACCGTTATGTTGTGGAAGAAATGAAAAAGACAGGCTACAACTTAGGTGGTGAACAGTCAGGACACATCATTTTCCTAGACTACAACACAACCGGAGATGGATTGCTTACTGGCCTCCAGTTAGCAAATATCATGAAGATCACGAAGAAGCCACTTTCGGAACTTGCAGGAGAAATGAAAAAATTCCCTCAAAAGCTGGTGAACATTCGCGTAACGGATAAGTACCATGTTACAGACAATGAAAAGGTAAGTGCTATTATTTCAGAGGTAGAGACCGAAATGAACGGTAACGGACGTATTCTTGTTCGACCTTCAGGTACAGAACCACTTGTAAGAGTCATGGCAGAAGCACCAACAGAGGAGCTTTGTGAGTCTTACGTAAGCCGTATAGCAGCAGTTGTTCAGGAAGAAATGGGACTATAA
- the glmS gene encoding glutamine--fructose-6-phosphate transaminase (isomerizing), producing MCGIVGYIGNNDSKEILLKGLEKLEYRGYDSAGIAVMNDTGVHVFKEKGRIADLREIVDLGVMANTGIGHTRWATHGVPSKVNAHPHQSSTTRLTLVHNGVIENYDLLKKEYLQNVHFESDTDTEVIVQLIDLFVSEGLEVEAAFRKTLKLLKGSYALALLDSQNNETIFVAKNKSPLLVGLGDGFNVVASDAMAMLQVTNQYVELMDKEVVIVTKDEVTIQNLEGETITRAPYTAELDASDIEKGTYAHYMLKEIDEQPAVIRKIIQQYQNESGQLVIDQDIVDAVDQSDRVYIIAAGTSYHAGLVGKQLIEKIAHIPVEVHIASEFAYNTPLLSANPLFIFISQSGETADSRQVLVHVKKLGYKTLTVTNVPGSTLSREADYTLLLHAGPEIAVASTKAYTAQIAVLSILSEVIAKKRGLEVNFDLIHELGIVANAIEVLCDSKDEFEAIAREYLSTTRNAFFIGRGIDFYVVLEASLKLKEISYIQAEGFAGGELKHGTIALIEDGTPIIALATQESVNLSIRGNVKEVVARGANPCIISMKGLEMEEDRFVIPEVHEILTPLVSVIPTQLIAYYAALHRECDVDKPRNLAKSVTVE from the coding sequence ATGTGTGGAATCGTTGGATATATCGGTAATAATGACTCAAAGGAAATTTTATTAAAAGGGCTAGAAAAGCTTGAATATAGAGGTTATGATTCTGCTGGTATTGCAGTAATGAATGATACAGGCGTTCACGTGTTTAAGGAAAAGGGTCGTATTGCAGACTTACGTGAAATTGTCGACTTAGGTGTAATGGCAAATACAGGTATTGGTCACACTCGCTGGGCAACACACGGGGTGCCAAGCAAAGTGAATGCCCATCCACATCAAAGTTCTACGACTCGTTTAACACTTGTTCATAATGGAGTTATTGAGAACTATGACTTGTTGAAGAAAGAGTATCTACAAAATGTTCACTTTGAGAGTGACACAGATACAGAAGTTATCGTTCAATTAATCGATTTATTCGTGAGTGAAGGTCTTGAAGTAGAAGCAGCATTCCGTAAAACATTGAAACTTTTGAAGGGTTCATATGCCCTTGCCTTGCTTGACTCTCAAAACAATGAGACGATTTTTGTTGCGAAAAACAAAAGTCCTCTTTTAGTTGGTCTTGGAGACGGGTTCAATGTAGTGGCTAGTGACGCAATGGCGATGCTTCAAGTGACTAACCAATATGTAGAACTAATGGATAAAGAAGTAGTCATTGTTACGAAAGATGAAGTAACCATTCAAAACCTTGAAGGTGAAACCATTACTCGTGCGCCTTATACAGCAGAGCTTGATGCAAGTGATATTGAAAAAGGCACCTATGCTCACTACATGTTGAAGGAAATTGATGAGCAGCCAGCTGTTATTCGTAAAATTATTCAACAGTACCAAAATGAATCAGGTCAGCTTGTGATTGACCAAGACATTGTGGATGCAGTGGATCAGTCTGATCGAGTGTATATCATTGCGGCTGGAACTTCTTATCACGCAGGACTTGTTGGGAAGCAATTAATTGAAAAAATTGCTCACATTCCAGTTGAGGTTCATATTGCAAGTGAGTTTGCTTATAATACACCATTATTATCAGCAAATCCATTATTTATTTTTATCTCTCAAAGTGGTGAGACTGCAGATAGCCGTCAGGTGTTAGTTCATGTGAAAAAGCTTGGTTATAAGACGTTAACTGTAACGAATGTACCAGGTTCAACATTATCACGTGAAGCCGATTATACACTCCTGCTTCATGCTGGTCCTGAAATTGCGGTTGCATCTACGAAAGCCTACACGGCACAAATTGCGGTTCTTTCTATCTTGTCAGAAGTAATAGCGAAAAAACGTGGACTTGAAGTGAACTTTGATTTAATTCATGAGCTAGGAATCGTAGCAAATGCCATCGAGGTACTATGTGATTCTAAAGATGAGTTTGAAGCCATTGCACGTGAGTATTTATCAACCACTAGAAATGCGTTCTTTATTGGCCGTGGAATCGACTTTTATGTAGTTCTTGAAGCTTCACTAAAGCTGAAAGAAATCTCTTATATTCAAGCGGAGGGCTTTGCAGGTGGAGAATTAAAGCATGGAACGATTGCTTTAATTGAAGATGGTACTCCAATCATCGCTCTAGCAACTCAAGAAAGTGTGAACCTAAGCATTCGCGGAAATGTGAAAGAGGTAGTAGCTCGTGGAGCAAACCCATGTATCATTTCCATGAAAGGCTTAGAAATGGAAGAAGATCGATTTGTTATTCCAGAAGTACACGAAATTTTAACACCTTTAGTCTCTGTTATTCCAACCCAGCTGATCGCTTACTATGCAGCACTACACCGTGAGTGTGACGTAGATAAGCCAAGAAACCTTGCCAAATCAGTAACGGTTGAGTAA
- a CDS encoding HAD-IIB family hydrolase, translating to MIKLVLTDMDGTFLNNSGDFNRELYQDVKKIMKEKGVVFAPVTGKQCERVEELFGVDTEDLWILGDSATRIKHNGEFVYESLLSNKLGLAIIRLLEEISTEHTIIACTRNGAVIKDNIPQGESAIVRRSYAHVKQVSDFNELTEDFVKITIHDPLLRCMETREKLSPFFESAYIVASEAAWIDIANVNVHKGTTVEHLQRLLNVTPEETMAFGDGYNDLELMTRATYSFAVRNAVQELKDAANFITRSNQDDAVMKTIIEILSLQR from the coding sequence ATGATTAAATTAGTGTTAACTGATATGGATGGAACGTTCTTAAATAATAGTGGTGATTTTAATAGAGAACTGTACCAGGATGTAAAGAAGATCATGAAAGAAAAAGGAGTAGTATTTGCTCCCGTTACTGGTAAGCAATGTGAACGTGTAGAAGAGTTATTTGGTGTGGATACCGAAGATTTGTGGATTCTAGGTGATAGTGCAACTCGAATTAAGCATAATGGAGAATTTGTTTATGAATCTCTGTTAAGTAATAAATTAGGTTTGGCAATTATTCGTTTACTGGAGGAAATTAGTACAGAACATACGATTATTGCTTGTACGAGAAATGGTGCGGTAATAAAAGATAACATTCCTCAAGGGGAATCGGCTATTGTCAGAAGATCCTATGCGCATGTAAAACAAGTATCTGATTTTAATGAACTAACAGAGGATTTTGTTAAGATCACGATTCATGATCCCTTGTTAAGATGTATGGAAACAAGAGAAAAACTATCACCATTTTTTGAGTCAGCCTATATTGTCGCATCTGAAGCAGCATGGATCGACATTGCCAATGTGAATGTTCATAAAGGTACTACGGTTGAACACTTACAGCGCTTATTGAATGTGACGCCAGAAGAAACGATGGCATTCGGCGATGGCTATAATGATTTAGAACTAATGACTCGAGCTACCTATAGCTTTGCTGTAAGAAATGCTGTTCAAGAATTAAAAGACGCGGCTAATTTTATCACACGTTCCAATCAAGATGACGCTGTGATGAAAACCATCATTGAGATATTATCATTACAAAGATAA
- a CDS encoding ferritin family protein: MHYFYNNYPFYHTYLRNTFDVSLITDIQKAINGEYGAIECYEQLSRMAKSQVEKDQILEIRQDEIRHFEEFSRIYRELTGRQPVAENIEKCPDQYQEGVEFAFRDEQETVDFYLDIADKSQNPVIKETFRRAAADEQNHAVWFLYFLLNKQMIPTASRQPTNYGAKGALNATSLTLPQMLTFALQDEHLAQSRYKNVLQTFGDIRTFAQIKEAELRHIYALLPLFEKYQVTIPEDISQSFVKTPGSVKAAFAASVEAEVDNIAMYEKFLAYELPNDISMVFTQLRNASKNHLAAFERGLERNR, encoded by the coding sequence ATGCACTATTTCTATAATAATTATCCCTTTTATCATACTTATCTAAGAAATACTTTTGATGTCAGTTTAATAACCGATATTCAAAAAGCGATCAACGGGGAATATGGAGCCATTGAATGTTATGAACAATTATCTAGAATGGCCAAATCTCAGGTTGAAAAAGATCAGATTCTTGAAATACGTCAGGATGAGATACGTCACTTTGAGGAGTTCAGTAGAATATATAGAGAGCTAACGGGCAGACAACCGGTTGCTGAAAACATTGAAAAGTGTCCTGACCAGTATCAAGAGGGTGTAGAGTTTGCTTTTAGAGATGAACAAGAAACCGTAGACTTTTACCTAGACATTGCAGATAAGTCACAAAATCCTGTTATTAAAGAGACCTTTCGTCGCGCTGCTGCTGATGAGCAAAATCATGCCGTATGGTTTTTATACTTTCTATTAAATAAACAAATGATTCCAACCGCTAGTCGCCAGCCTACTAATTACGGAGCTAAAGGTGCATTAAATGCTACCAGTTTAACCCTACCCCAGATGCTAACCTTCGCACTTCAAGATGAACACTTGGCTCAATCTAGGTATAAAAATGTACTCCAAACTTTTGGAGACATTCGTACATTTGCACAAATCAAAGAAGCAGAATTAAGACATATCTATGCACTATTACCTCTTTTTGAAAAATATCAAGTCACAATTCCAGAAGATATATCACAATCGTTCGTCAAAACACCGGGAAGTGTAAAGGCCGCTTTTGCCGCTAGTGTAGAAGCAGAAGTTGACAATATAGCTATGTATGAAAAGTTCCTAGCATATGAACTTCCAAATGATATTAGTATGGTGTTCACTCAATTACGAAATGCATCCAAAAATCATCTTGCGGCATTTGAAAGAGGGCTTGAAAGAAATAGGTAA